A region from the Wansuia hejianensis genome encodes:
- a CDS encoding RICIN domain-containing protein, translating to MKRKHIFRAIALILSVSLMANTIPAYALPQTTEESDGFQMPEGIPLPTEPPSLEKPSGGSGISEDELALEPPPVESEPNESPILEEVEDRREVNTKHFLTADHTYLAAVYPSAVHYEEDGVWKEIDNTLQLQSDETGSEYYGNTASDTHVRFSKYGTEDTLASIERGGLTLSWGLAGSPAQEEAAETTEEEVSADENAVSESVPDPEASSNGSAAEALEVNTGSEKTRKEADETDSYAVLGAEENAASQEAADENPASEAAEGAKVSSPEATGEEVSPDMAAAEESPSDAAVPPAKAPPSVSTFQVIQPPQAVMPLAAEEPAMLETEEEIQVYNETCTQLPALTSVGYYPEILPDIDLSYLVTSNTVKEFVTIKSVSAAGTPLSFRLAHPGLGLELTEDGRILAHPLEKPEDIAFEFSVPYMYDAAEAESYEVAYSLAAGDGSSILTLVPDQAWLADPERVYPVVIDPSTETDKRTSSIQDTFVQSKYPNQSGVSQNGSFYVGDSYPYGVSRALIRFPNLPTLSKGDMVYYAKMYVWQREFSTEGQTYFNIAAHMVTSDWDPYTVNWNNQPSFDGAALDYFRAEEVASGNTIYVTPRGVDITKAVRSWYAGSNYGIILKSVNEAPAYKEVARFFASNYPDGYASGISAEQHPGAYIYYKNAAGVEDYWSYHEQSAGRAGMGYTNDFTGNQVFIHGDAETTGTRLPASVSHVYNMSSSDQSSRFGNGWRLSCMQELVGTGNNEFPYKYIDADGTEHYFYRDAKDGNKLKDEDGLGWTITQESASDYDIHRKMENKDGYQMVFGADGYLRREIDTNGNTILYQYGPHANGNFIGYIVDPTGARIDFSYTENYERLAGITDSAGRTTSFEYDAAGNLIKINDPDGASSTYSYEGNLLKEACSPDGYSVCYEYANDFRVPRVSKISERCGADTGQSLKISYQNGSTTVFEDCGLDGDLAAASDNLITTYNFDNMGRVTDIYDADGNANSYEYYKENLTNNKLKQSGSTQRTVYNYLINPNFAPDTADTWYAKVENMDTGIGVDRVDNTGYVADTSIRVGKSVSEGSGGAAQQVSLPAGEYTFSSYVKTSEIAATSDNSGASLQVITSSGGQFAERFVTGTTDASVDRGWERLSVTFQLNQAETVTVWCGIFSATGHAWFDCLQLEEGNVANRVNMARNAGFEYLKGDQTLQNWGLNGGTQTTGHTSPGRFGDRCGTIAGEAGISKNIAHGIRVKGKEGDIFSLSGWVKTDAIPGHYAAFAAAIIYTTGDPKWVVFNVNPYVSGWQYLHGIVPTDDENPTTNREYQAIHFYIFHEDQLNPAYYDGIQLTKDNGQSYVYDSNGNLTSASNAAESSGFVYDGNQNLSRISNPDGTSFDYVYDQKKNLTSAKSSEGVGYYYSYDANGNPTQAKVQGGANRASITDGRTYYIRSKTAGKYLDVEGASNEDVRNVRLNSFHGGTNQQWMVRKASDGYYQLVTQIPNSGQVLGVDGGKNELRANVAIYNNYFTDATKFKFKAVESGYQILPKCADDTKAVDYYQSNVHLWTVDEPINQIWYFEPVSGEISAAPEVGKIYSIRSRFSGQLLDINGISTEPSAMLMQCHPNGGLNQQFILETAGEDTYYLAPHHAPEMALEEPVGNGLVTQQNKIPESPRQVFRFEKQSNGTYRITSTANPAGGLTVKDASLSAGAEVWSETYTGTENQQWILEEVSGTMTSSATYTADGRNISSVTDARGGTASNTYDAGNRLLTAETDALGNTVNYTYDPNNDRLTQVSAVNGTETVTSSYGYTGDQLTSITHNGFTYTVNYDGYGNQTSTYVGSQMLSSNTYLPHNGLLSYSDYGNGGRVGYAYDKWGRTIEKKYNDQAAYRYVYDAYGSLARKESLLDQTVTDYQYDMIGRIVGMDSTDGQTLRIAYDSKNRTDYVVSKVGDSSTKTRYLYGNTGANQKAGLIYGVEIDDTPAVSYAYDNMARRTGRTLDLDTDYVTSYGYLAGNEAGTTTALVERLQSGPETWWYAYDAVGNITSISKGETKEAAILQEQYVYDGLGQIIRENSKSQDKTITYRYDGGGNLTERKEYTYSTGELGDPVQTVAYGYGDMNWKDKLTSYDGTEITYDAIGNPLSYLGKTLTWQNGRQLASLNDTDLTVNYAYDDSGIRIQKTVNGTETKFYLNGTVILTQMTGNERMDFLYDEAGDLLGFKYDGNSYYYIRNLQSDITGILNSAGEQIVSYAYDAWGKLLSVAGSAADTIGEKNPFRYRGYYYDTETGLYYLNSRYYDPDTKRFLNADGYVTTGMGLIDANMFAYCGNNPVNQLDPSGNGGIAAVAATIWGLIAGAGVGFWVGAALAVTGAGLLGKALYNLGQKANSWASSRPAPKAATKTKEKEKAVAVPKQKDKKKTYFPENPYDFKPRCLTMVVRKNIGEGKNGGIIHWVVPKVNATDKDIVIFEWNEDYLKGPHYHALLPQWNNQHQDSDGNPIPHYISGQPIPEPWDTLYFSDAT from the coding sequence ATGAAAAGAAAGCATATTTTTCGAGCGATTGCACTGATTTTATCCGTCAGCCTGATGGCAAACACAATACCAGCCTATGCGCTGCCCCAAACCACGGAAGAAAGTGATGGCTTCCAGATGCCGGAGGGGATTCCGCTGCCTACGGAACCGCCCTCCCTGGAGAAACCTTCAGGAGGAAGCGGCATTTCGGAGGATGAACTAGCTCTGGAGCCGCCGCCTGTGGAATCAGAGCCCAATGAATCACCGATTCTGGAAGAGGTGGAAGACCGGCGGGAAGTAAATACAAAGCATTTTCTGACTGCGGACCATACCTATCTGGCGGCCGTTTATCCGTCAGCCGTCCACTATGAGGAGGACGGCGTATGGAAGGAGATTGACAATACCCTGCAGCTTCAAAGCGACGAAACAGGCAGTGAATATTATGGAAACACTGCTTCGGATACCCATGTCCGCTTTTCAAAATATGGCACGGAGGATACGCTAGCCTCCATAGAACGCGGCGGCCTGACGCTCTCCTGGGGGCTTGCCGGATCACCGGCTCAGGAGGAAGCTGCAGAAACTACAGAGGAGGAAGTGTCTGCCGATGAAAATGCAGTTTCAGAGAGTGTACCCGATCCTGAAGCTTCTTCCAACGGCTCCGCAGCCGAGGCCCTGGAAGTTAATACCGGTTCTGAAAAAACCCGGAAGGAAGCAGACGAAACGGATTCGTACGCTGTTTTGGGCGCAGAGGAAAACGCTGCTTCCCAGGAGGCAGCCGATGAAAATCCGGCTTCTGAAGCGGCAGAAGGCGCAAAGGTGTCTTCTCCTGAGGCAACCGGCGAAGAGGTTTCCCCGGATATGGCCGCTGCCGAAGAATCTCCTTCTGATGCGGCAGTTCCTCCAGCCAAAGCGCCCCCTTCAGTCAGTACCTTTCAGGTCATTCAGCCGCCGCAGGCCGTAATGCCCCTTGCCGCTGAAGAACCGGCGATGCTGGAAACGGAGGAGGAAATCCAGGTCTATAATGAAACCTGTACGCAGCTTCCGGCTCTCACTTCCGTGGGATATTATCCGGAGATTCTGCCGGATATAGACCTTTCCTACCTGGTGACCTCGAATACCGTCAAGGAATTTGTAACGATTAAATCCGTATCCGCGGCAGGCACGCCGCTTTCTTTCCGGCTTGCCCATCCGGGGCTGGGGCTGGAACTGACAGAAGACGGCCGGATTTTAGCGCATCCGCTGGAAAAACCCGAGGACATAGCCTTTGAGTTTTCCGTTCCCTATATGTACGATGCGGCGGAAGCTGAATCCTATGAAGTAGCTTATTCTCTGGCAGCCGGTGACGGAAGCAGCATTTTGACGCTTGTGCCGGACCAGGCATGGCTGGCGGACCCGGAGCGGGTTTATCCGGTTGTGATTGATCCCAGTACAGAAACTGACAAACGAACCAGCAGCATCCAGGATACCTTCGTTCAGAGTAAATATCCCAATCAGAGCGGCGTTTCCCAGAATGGCTCTTTCTATGTGGGAGATTCCTATCCCTATGGCGTGAGCCGGGCTTTGATCCGTTTTCCAAACCTTCCCACCCTCTCCAAAGGGGATATGGTGTATTATGCCAAAATGTATGTGTGGCAGAGGGAGTTTTCCACAGAAGGCCAGACCTATTTCAATATAGCCGCCCATATGGTGACATCTGACTGGGACCCCTATACGGTGAATTGGAACAACCAGCCTTCCTTTGACGGGGCGGCTCTGGACTATTTCCGGGCGGAGGAGGTAGCCAGCGGTAACACCATCTATGTGACTCCAAGGGGCGTGGACATCACGAAGGCGGTTCGGAGCTGGTATGCGGGGAGCAATTATGGGATTATTTTAAAATCCGTGAACGAGGCGCCGGCTTATAAAGAAGTCGCCCGATTCTTTGCGTCTAATTATCCGGACGGATACGCTTCCGGTATCAGTGCAGAGCAGCATCCCGGGGCGTATATTTATTACAAGAATGCGGCGGGCGTGGAAGACTATTGGAGTTACCATGAGCAGTCGGCCGGGCGTGCAGGAATGGGTTATACCAACGATTTTACAGGTAATCAGGTATTTATTCATGGAGATGCGGAAACGACCGGAACGCGCCTGCCGGCCAGTGTGTCTCATGTCTATAATATGAGCAGCAGTGACCAGAGCTCCCGCTTCGGGAATGGATGGCGGCTGAGCTGCATGCAAGAGCTGGTTGGCACAGGAAACAATGAGTTCCCTTATAAATATATTGATGCGGATGGGACGGAGCACTATTTTTACCGGGATGCCAAGGACGGGAATAAGCTGAAGGATGAAGACGGCCTGGGCTGGACCATCACTCAGGAAAGCGCCTCCGATTATGATATCCACCGGAAAATGGAAAATAAGGACGGCTACCAAATGGTATTCGGAGCGGATGGGTATCTCAGGAGGGAAATAGATACCAACGGTAACACGATTCTGTACCAGTACGGGCCGCACGCGAACGGGAATTTTATAGGGTATATTGTCGATCCCACAGGAGCCCGGATTGACTTTTCTTATACGGAAAATTATGAACGGCTTGCGGGGATTACGGACAGTGCCGGGCGCACGACCAGCTTTGAATATGATGCTGCCGGGAATCTGATAAAGATCAATGATCCGGATGGGGCTTCAAGTACCTATTCTTATGAGGGGAATTTACTAAAGGAAGCGTGTTCGCCGGACGGCTACTCAGTGTGCTATGAGTATGCGAATGACTTCCGGGTGCCCAGGGTATCGAAGATCTCTGAACGATGTGGAGCGGATACTGGACAGTCCCTGAAGATTTCCTACCAGAACGGAAGTACCACAGTATTTGAGGACTGTGGGCTGGATGGGGATTTAGCTGCTGCCTCAGATAATCTGATTACCACCTACAACTTTGACAACATGGGGCGGGTGACCGACATTTATGATGCGGATGGAAACGCTAACAGCTATGAGTATTATAAAGAGAATCTGACAAACAACAAATTAAAGCAGTCAGGAAGCACCCAGAGGACCGTGTATAATTACCTGATTAATCCTAACTTTGCGCCGGATACAGCCGATACCTGGTACGCTAAGGTTGAAAACATGGATACTGGAATTGGAGTAGATCGGGTTGATAATACTGGCTATGTAGCGGATACCTCCATCCGTGTGGGAAAATCCGTATCAGAAGGTTCTGGGGGAGCGGCGCAGCAGGTGAGCCTTCCTGCAGGAGAATACACATTTTCTTCTTATGTAAAGACTTCAGAGATTGCCGCTACCAGTGACAACAGCGGCGCTTCACTCCAAGTTATTACCTCTTCCGGCGGGCAATTTGCTGAACGTTTTGTGACGGGGACAACGGACGCGTCTGTTGACCGCGGATGGGAGCGGCTCTCGGTAACTTTTCAATTGAATCAAGCTGAAACGGTAACTGTCTGGTGCGGAATCTTCTCCGCAACTGGTCATGCATGGTTTGACTGCCTGCAATTAGAAGAAGGCAATGTGGCAAACCGGGTAAATATGGCCAGAAATGCCGGGTTCGAATATCTAAAGGGGGATCAAACGCTCCAAAACTGGGGACTCAATGGAGGAACGCAAACTACCGGGCACACATCACCAGGGAGGTTTGGAGATCGCTGCGGAACCATAGCGGGTGAAGCTGGAATAAGCAAAAATATAGCTCATGGAATCAGAGTAAAAGGGAAGGAAGGAGATATTTTCTCGTTAAGCGGATGGGTAAAAACGGATGCCATACCGGGGCACTATGCAGCGTTTGCAGCGGCAATTATCTATACCACAGGAGATCCGAAATGGGTGGTTTTTAATGTGAATCCTTATGTTTCCGGTTGGCAGTATCTACACGGCATTGTCCCTACTGATGATGAAAATCCAACCACGAACCGGGAATACCAAGCAATTCATTTTTATATTTTTCATGAAGATCAGTTAAATCCCGCTTATTATGATGGGATACAACTCACAAAAGATAATGGGCAGAGTTATGTCTACGACAGTAACGGTAATCTAACTTCCGCATCTAATGCTGCAGAAAGCTCCGGATTTGTCTATGACGGTAACCAGAACCTCAGCAGGATTTCCAATCCTGATGGTACTTCATTCGATTATGTTTATGACCAGAAGAAAAACTTAACCTCTGCAAAAAGCTCCGAAGGCGTGGGATATTATTACAGCTATGATGCTAACGGGAATCCAACTCAGGCTAAGGTTCAGGGGGGAGCAAACCGTGCGTCTATTACTGACGGAAGAACTTATTATATAAGAAGCAAAACTGCTGGTAAATACCTCGATGTAGAAGGCGCGTCCAATGAAGATGTTAGAAATGTAAGGCTTAATTCTTTTCATGGGGGAACAAATCAGCAGTGGATGGTACGTAAGGCCTCCGATGGCTATTATCAATTGGTAACCCAGATACCAAATTCCGGACAGGTTTTGGGAGTAGATGGAGGAAAAAATGAATTGCGGGCGAATGTGGCCATTTATAATAATTATTTTACAGACGCCACAAAGTTCAAATTCAAAGCGGTGGAAAGTGGGTATCAGATTCTTCCTAAATGTGCGGACGATACAAAAGCCGTAGATTACTATCAATCCAATGTACATCTATGGACGGTAGATGAACCAATCAATCAAATCTGGTATTTTGAGCCAGTATCGGGGGAAATTTCTGCCGCACCAGAAGTTGGAAAGATTTACTCCATCCGCTCACGTTTCAGTGGCCAACTTCTTGATATCAATGGTATAAGCACCGAGCCTTCTGCAATGCTGATGCAGTGTCATCCAAACGGAGGTCTCAACCAGCAGTTTATCCTGGAAACTGCCGGAGAAGACACCTATTATCTGGCACCTCATCATGCGCCTGAGATGGCTTTGGAGGAACCTGTGGGTAATGGTCTGGTGACACAACAGAACAAAATACCGGAGAGCCCAAGACAGGTCTTCAGGTTTGAAAAGCAAAGTAATGGGACTTACAGGATTACATCAACGGCTAACCCGGCGGGCGGCCTGACCGTCAAAGACGCCTCTTTGAGCGCAGGAGCGGAAGTATGGTCAGAGACCTATACCGGCACAGAAAATCAGCAGTGGATTCTGGAAGAAGTATCCGGAACCATGACTTCCTCCGCAACCTACACTGCAGATGGCCGAAATATCAGCTCCGTCACAGACGCCCGCGGCGGAACTGCTTCCAACACCTATGACGCGGGAAACCGTCTGCTGACAGCGGAAACCGACGCGTTGGGAAACACGGTCAATTACACGTATGATCCCAATAACGACCGGCTGACTCAGGTATCCGCCGTCAATGGCACAGAAACAGTCACATCCTCCTATGGCTATACGGGAGACCAGCTGACCTCCATCACCCACAACGGTTTTACTTATACGGTAAATTATGACGGATACGGGAACCAGACCTCTACCTATGTGGGAAGCCAGATGCTTTCTTCCAATACGTATCTGCCCCATAACGGCCTTTTGTCCTATTCTGACTATGGAAACGGCGGACGGGTCGGCTACGCCTATGATAAATGGGGACGGACCATTGAAAAAAAATACAACGACCAGGCGGCCTACCGGTATGTCTATGACGCCTACGGAAGTCTGGCCCGGAAAGAAAGCCTCCTGGATCAGACTGTAACTGATTATCAATATGATATGATCGGCCGGATCGTAGGGATGGACAGCACAGACGGACAGACCCTGAGGATTGCCTACGACAGCAAAAACCGGACGGATTACGTGGTCAGCAAAGTCGGCGATTCCTCCACAAAAACCAGGTATCTCTACGGAAATACCGGCGCCAATCAAAAAGCCGGGCTGATTTATGGAGTTGAGATTGACGATACGCCGGCGGTAAGTTATGCTTATGATAACATGGCACGGCGTACCGGCAGGACGCTGGATCTGGATACCGATTATGTGACCAGTTATGGGTATCTGGCTGGAAATGAAGCCGGCACCACTACCGCGCTGGTTGAGCGTCTGCAGAGCGGCCCGGAAACATGGTGGTACGCCTATGACGCTGTCGGAAATATCACATCTATTTCCAAAGGAGAGACGAAGGAAGCAGCCATTTTGCAGGAACAGTACGTTTATGACGGGCTGGGCCAAATAATCCGGGAAAACAGTAAATCCCAGGATAAAACCATTACGTATCGTTATGACGGGGGCGGGAACCTTACAGAGCGGAAGGAATATACGTACAGTACCGGGGAGTTGGGAGATCCGGTACAGACTGTCGCCTATGGGTATGGGGATATGAACTGGAAAGACAAGCTGACTTCCTATGACGGCACAGAAATCACCTATGACGCCATTGGGAACCCGCTGTCCTATCTTGGGAAGACCCTGACCTGGCAGAACGGCAGGCAGCTGGCCTCCTTAAATGACACAGATCTGACCGTAAACTATGCCTATGATGACAGTGGAATCCGGATTCAGAAAACAGTTAACGGAACAGAGACAAAGTTTTATTTAAATGGAACCGTGATCTTAACCCAGATGACAGGAAATGAGCGGATGGATTTCCTGTATGATGAAGCCGGAGATCTGCTGGGATTCAAATATGACGGAAATAGCTATTATTACATACGGAATCTGCAGAGTGACATCACTGGTATATTGAACAGCGCGGGGGAACAGATCGTCAGCTATGCCTATGATGCCTGGGGGAAGCTGCTCTCTGTGGCGGGAAGTGCTGCGGATACGATCGGGGAAAAGAATCCTTTCCGGTATCGGGGGTATTATTACGACACAGAGACGGGATTGTACTATTTGAACAGCAGATATTACGATCCAGATACTAAAAGATTTCTGAATGCAGACGGATATGTGACAACTGGCATGGGACTCATCGACGCAAACATGTTTGCGTATTGTGGGAATAATCCTGTAAACCAGTTAGATCCGAGCGGCAATGGGGGAATTGCGGCCGTAGCTGCAACTATTTGGGGCCTGATTGCTGGGGCAGGCGTAGGGTTTTGGGTAGGTGCTGCACTTGCAGTGACAGGAGCTGGGTTATTGGGTAAAGCTCTCTATAATCTTGGTCAGAAAGCAAATTCGTGGGCAAGTAGTCGTCCTGCACCAAAGGCTGCAACAAAAACAAAAGAAAAGGAAAAAGCCGTTGCTGTACCCAAGCAAAAGGATAAAAAGAAAACCTATTTTCCGGAAAATCCTTATGACTTTAAACCCAGATGTTTAACAATGGTTGTTAGGAAAAATATTGGTGAAGGAAAAAATGGAGGAATTATCCATTGGGTAGTGCCAAAAGTAAATGCTACAGATAAGGATATAGTAATTTTCGAGTGGAATGAAGATTACTTAAAGGGGCCGCATTATCATGCCTTGCTTCCACAATGGAATAATCAACATCAAGATAGTGATGGAAATCCCATTCCACATTATATATCTGGCCAACCAATACCTGAACCTTGGGATACATTATATTTTAGTGATGCTACATGA
- a CDS encoding RHS repeat-associated core domain-containing protein codes for MDFLYDEAGDLLGFKYDGNSYYYIRNLQSDITGILNSAGEQIVSYAYDAWGKLLSVAGSAADTIGEKNPFRYRGYYYDTETGLYYLNSRYYNPEIGRYLNADKAIPGVGGDIRGYNLFSYCMNNPINMSDPNGQWPKWIQGVANAVENLVKKAINKAINNVKAALSSKPKVSQTTNKRPYTGKPGSTYKAPNGDTRTYGPDGKPKHDYDHSDHGYPDKHPHDENGGHNHDWENGVRGPAYSVNNDPLAGAALITVCAIGFFLVAADDITVIGIADNFLLGPLGAGVSKGLIMIFG; via the coding sequence ATGGATTTCCTGTATGATGAAGCCGGAGATCTGCTGGGATTCAAATATGACGGAAATAGCTATTATTACATACGGAATCTGCAGAGTGACATCACTGGTATATTGAACAGCGCGGGGGAACAGATCGTCAGCTATGCCTATGATGCCTGGGGGAAGCTGCTCTCTGTGGCGGGAAGTGCTGCGGATACGATCGGGGAAAAGAATCCTTTCCGGTATCGGGGGTATTATTACGACACAGAGACGGGATTGTACTATTTGAACAGCAGATATTATAATCCAGAAATAGGAAGATATTTAAACGCTGATAAGGCTATTCCAGGCGTAGGCGGTGATATACGTGGCTATAATTTGTTTTCTTATTGTATGAATAACCCTATAAATATGAGTGATCCAAACGGCCAGTGGCCAAAATGGATTCAAGGAGTAGCTAATGCTGTTGAAAATTTAGTAAAAAAGGCTATTAATAAGGCTATTAATAATGTAAAAGCGGCACTATCATCAAAGCCTAAAGTAAGCCAAACTACAAACAAACGCCCGTATACGGGTAAACCTGGGAGTACTTATAAAGCACCAAACGGCGACACAAGAACATATGGCCCTGACGGAAAACCCAAACATGATTACGATCATAGCGATCATGGCTATCCAGATAAACATCCACATGATGAAAATGGAGGACATAATCATGATTGGGAAAACGGAGTCAGAGGACCAGCTTATAGTGTAAATAACGATCCCCTTGCAGGCGCAGCTTTAATAACAGTATGTGCCATTGGATTTTTCTTAGTGGCCGCTGATGACATTACTGTAATAGGCATAGCTGATAACTTCCTTTTAGGGCCATTGGGGGCAGGGGTAAGTAAAGGATTGATTATGATTTTCGGATAA
- a CDS encoding DUF2691 family protein produces the protein MIRGVSFNIPQLKSNTLWKIFSAIDINKYYWYIIQSQTEVWDNLLENDFFKQECYPGEEFSTCIQSNHYIVFLKLQAYSTFTNMRNMCEYNDYIKSDCQLILLVHDCEYVELYSKDQYTINLIYQRAAANGYKEIEYIMDNNDGRKVLDIL, from the coding sequence ATGATTAGAGGAGTTTCGTTTAACATCCCACAGCTAAAATCTAATACATTATGGAAAATTTTTAGTGCGATTGACATTAATAAATACTATTGGTATATAATACAAAGCCAAACAGAAGTATGGGATAATTTGTTAGAAAATGATTTTTTCAAACAAGAATGCTATCCTGGTGAGGAATTTTCGACATGTATTCAATCCAACCATTATATTGTTTTCTTAAAATTACAAGCCTATAGCACATTCACTAATATGAGGAATATGTGTGAATACAATGATTATATTAAAAGTGATTGTCAGCTAATTCTTTTGGTTCATGATTGCGAGTATGTTGAACTTTATTCTAAAGATCAGTATACCATAAATTTAATTTACCAAAGGGCTGCTGCTAATGGCTATAAGGAAATTGAATATATAATGGATAATAATGATGGTCGAAAAGTATTAGATATTCTTTAA
- a CDS encoding DUF5071 domain-containing protein: MLKDIFCMLDEDNDKKTQNKGIEMAKIIQDISPFLQPVEPQFNKNIWHNCAVIICNRSDKQLEAYLDRILEWLQDMNWPGAFLVSERLENFSGELLLPHFLKAIKICLDQADEAWLDNLSLLIKNKELSLMLDETLYKELKVRYNDCWTPKI; this comes from the coding sequence ATGCTAAAAGACATCTTTTGTATGTTAGATGAAGACAACGATAAAAAAACTCAAAATAAAGGAATTGAGATGGCAAAGATCATTCAAGATATATCCCCCTTTCTACAACCTGTAGAACCTCAGTTTAATAAAAACATTTGGCACAATTGCGCAGTAATTATATGTAATAGAAGTGATAAACAATTAGAAGCATACTTAGACCGAATTTTAGAATGGCTACAAGACATGAATTGGCCAGGTGCTTTTTTAGTTTCTGAAAGGCTGGAAAATTTTTCTGGGGAACTATTATTACCTCATTTTTTAAAGGCCATCAAAATTTGTCTAGATCAAGCAGATGAAGCCTGGTTAGATAACTTATCTCTATTAATTAAAAACAAAGAACTTAGTTTAATGTTGGATGAGACACTTTATAAAGAACTAAAGGTTCGTTATAATGATTGTTGGACACCTAAAATTTAA
- a CDS encoding DUF5071 domain-containing protein — translation MYSINSIMDMLKWDKSRKIQRKGLRLAGKVRSVNVFLQPMDSEHNKNVWENCAKVLYEKPDETLSPYLIPLLEWLQDLTWPGAIIILERLGKYGDIEKLGFALNECVMRAYVTKDKMWLMHMSELLSYDRIIKNLQLSTIKMLKSFRVDCAE, via the coding sequence ATGTATAGTATTAACTCAATCATGGATATGCTTAAATGGGATAAAAGTAGGAAAATTCAAAGGAAGGGTTTACGTTTAGCAGGTAAAGTAAGAAGTGTCAATGTGTTTTTGCAGCCAATGGATTCTGAGCATAACAAAAACGTATGGGAGAATTGCGCAAAAGTATTATACGAAAAGCCTGATGAAACATTATCCCCATACCTGATTCCTCTATTGGAATGGCTGCAGGATTTAACCTGGCCAGGTGCAATAATTATTTTAGAACGTTTAGGCAAATACGGAGATATAGAAAAATTAGGGTTTGCGTTAAATGAATGTGTAATGCGGGCGTATGTTACTAAGGATAAAATGTGGCTCATGCACATGTCTGAGTTGTTATCTTATGATCGTATCATAAAAAACTTACAATTATCCACAATAAAAATGTTAAAGAGCTTCAGAGTTGATTGCGCGGAATAA
- a CDS encoding DUF5071 domain-containing protein has translation MCDRSDKQLETYLDKILEWLQDINWPGAFWISERLENFT, from the coding sequence ATATGTGACAGAAGTGATAAACAGTTAGAAACCTATTTGGATAAAATATTAGAATGGCTACAAGACATAAATTGGCCCGGTGCTTTTTGGATTTCTGAAAGACTTGAAAACTTTACTTGA